Genomic segment of Dactylococcopsis salina PCC 8305:
ATTCGTGAAAAACTTTCAAGAACATCCCCAAAGCATTTTATTAACAGATTCCTTATCAGAAGTCTTAAAAAAACTGCATCCTGATGGCAATTATGCAATTGGTCAAGACTGTGGAATTTACTGGCGAGAAACTGAACCACCCGAACGCGGTGCAGAAGCACCAGACTGGTTTTATGTCCCCAATGTTCCGCCCTTATACAATGGAGAAATTCGTCGTTCTTATGTATTTTGGCGAGAATTAAAAGCGCCTTTAATTGCCTTAGAATTTGCCAGTGGTGATGGTTCAGAAGAAAGAGACAACACCCCTTTATCTTCGACGAATGGTAGTACCATTAAACCTGGAAAGTTTTGGGTTTATGAAAAAATTATTCGCATTCCTTATTATGGAATTTATGAGATTAAAACGGGAAACTTAGAAGTCTATCACCTGCAAGATTTTTCCTATCGAAAATTAAACCCTAATCAAAGAGGACATTATGAAATCGAACCGTTAGGAGTAGAATTAGGTTTATGGCGAGGCACATATCAAAATCAAAATCAACTGTGGTTGAGATGGTGGGACTTAAACGGTAAACTTTTGCTTATTGGTGAGGAAAAAGCAACTGTTGAAAGACAAAAGACGATGCGGTTAGCGCAACGGCTGAGAGAATTAGGGATTGATCCAGAAGCGGAAGGTTTGATCTAATCACTAAACTGTAATTTTAATCACAAAAAACGTTGCGAAACGTAAAAAAAACCCGAAATGTAGAGAATTTAATGGTTTTGACGATCCAGAATGGGCGATCGGGGTTTAGAATAATGCAGTGAAACATAGAACAGATAAGTATTCTAGGCTTTGGAAGCTATCTTTCTCAAGATAGATGTTAGTAAATGCAAAGAAAACTTGCTCAGAGCAAGGAATCTGTCGTTATTGTAGAGAAACACTCAAAAATCAGGAGATTAACATGAATAAAGGTGATTTAGTTGATAAAATTGCCGATCGAGCGACCGTAACCAAAAAACAAGCAGACGCAGTATTAACCGCTGCTCTGGAAACGATTATGGAAGCGGTATCAGAAGGGGAAAAAGTGACCTTAGTGGGTTTTGGATCGTTTGAGCGTCGGGAGCGCAAAGCACGAGAAGGACGGAATCCAAAAACAGGAGATAAAATGGAAATCCCAGCAACTAAAGTCCCTGCATTTTCTGCTGGGAAACTGTTTAAAGATCGAGTTGCTCCTGACGATGAAGAATAATCCACCACAAAGGATTTAATCATGATCAAACGACCAATGCATGGAGGTAATTTAAATTGGGCGGCAAAAATCGCTGGCTGTCCTCCCTCTATGCTATTGGATTTTTCCGCGAGTATTAACCCTCTCGGTCCGCCAAAAAGTGCTATTAATGCTATTGAAAAGGGGCTGAGAGGACTCGAACATTATCCTGATCCCAATTATCCCGAATTGCGATTAACGCTAGGAAATTGGCACGATTTACCCCCAGAATGGATTTTACCTGGAAATGGGGCGGCGGAGTTGCTTACTTGGGGAGGGCGAGAACTAGCGGCTTTGGATGCAGTTTATGTGTTGAGTCCAGGATTTCGGGACTATAAACGGGCGTTAGATGCCTTTGGGGCAAAAATCATCTCTTGTCCTCTTGATGTGGCGAAAAGAAGCCAAAACTCGCTACTGGAAAAGGATTTAAAGTTAGATGCACCCATTACGAGTAACTGCGGGCTGCTGTTGAATAATCCTCACAATCCCACTGGTCAATTGTTCTCTCGTCGGGAAATTTTGCCGTATTTAGAGCAGTTTGCGCTGGTTGTGATTGATGAGGCGTTTATGGATTTTTTGCGCCCAGACGCTCAAGAAAGTCTCATTGAGGACGTTAAAAACTATCCTAACTTGGTGGTGCTTCGATCGATGACTAAATTTTACACCTTGCCAGGGTTGCGTATTGGTTACGCGGTGGCTCATCCCCAACGGTTAAAACGGTGGGAAAAATGGCGCGACCCTTGGTCAGTTAATAGTTTAGCAGCAGTAGCGGCGGTGGCGGTAGTAGCAGATACAGAATTTCAGGAAAAAACTTGGCAATGGTTGGAAAGCGCTCGATCGAAATTCTATCAAGATTTGCTGACAATTCCAGGCTTATCTCCTATTCCCAGCGCCGCCAACTTCTTCCTCGTTGCTACCGACATTCCCGCTTCCCAACTACAAACCCAACTCCTGAAACAATCCCAAATTTTGATTCGTGACTGTCTCAGTTTCCCCGAATTAGGAGAAAACTATTTCCGTATCGCCATCCGTTACCCTGAAGAAAATCAAAAACTGATCAATCAACTCACAATCAATCTCTAGTTGAGTTCTCCATGTTTTGAAAAACATGGATTCCAAACGTTGCTACGAAGCGAGATTGAATCTCGCAATCGAAGCGTTTACGATATGATTTCTTCAGCGTACTGAAAACATCATATCGCTTGGGAACACTCAAACATTCCCGACATACCTCGGCTAGAGTTAACCCTAGCTGTGTACTTACCTTTCTTAAGATATTCGCCGCTCCATTACAGTCAGCATTGATTAGCCTACCTTTACGAGTCTGATATAAACCTCTTTTCACTCTCTTTCCTGATGCTTTCCAGTTAGCAGGTTTCTCACCGCCGAACACTGGTAAATCATCATTATCCAAAAACGAGCTACGAGAAGTGTAACTTTCCTCGGTTTCGGTAAAATTGATTCCTACTGATTCTGCCAACTCTTTAATTCGGTTCTTGAGTCTAGCAGTGGGGATTTGTACAAAGTTTTGGTTATTTTTTGAACCCAGATTGCAATTGGTTTTAACTCCTTGTCCCCAACCGAAAACAATGTTACCGATACGATGGTTAAGACAATAGTTAACGATAAACCGTGCTGTCTTATTTACAGCGTCACACATGAAACAGGATCGTTTATGGGTTAACTCGTCTAAGTATTCATCCCAATAAAAGTCTGTGTTCCTGAGCGGGAGTTGAGCCTGTCGAAACTTGTCGAAGGACTTCCCTTGTTTATACTTAGCAACTGTTTTGTTATATCTAGCATTCACACCCTTAATTTTATGTCCGTCAACAATGAAACTCCTTCCGAGAGTGGAGACACAAGTCAGAAGATTATTTACCCCTGGGTCACACCCCAAAGCCTGAGAATAATCTAAATCGGTCGCTACTTTTTCTTCCACCCTGTAGTTAACCTAAGCCAAGAGGTCGCCCTCTTGACTCGGCTTCAGAACGGTACGTGAAACTTTCGCTTCATACCGCTCCTCTCCAAACTACGCTGTGTTAACAGCACTTCCCTGCTTAGTTTCCGATTTACGACTTTTCTTGGTTTTCTTTTGGGTTTTCTTTTGCCCCTTATTATCCATTTGTCGTTGTCGGTCTTCGGCAGTTTTCTGATGGTGACAATGACGATGAAGTAACTGTAAATTCTTGTAATGGTCTTTGCCCCCTTCAGCTTTAGGGACGATGTGGTCAACCTCCACTACATCTTCACCCTTGATGTAAAGTCCACAACGGGCGCATTTGCCTTTCTGACGCTTCATCAGGGTAGCAACCCGTTTCGGTGTGCCAGGGTATTCACCCCGACGTTTACTCCAGTACCGCCAATCTCCATCGTAAGGAGACTTTGTACCCTCGATTTTTATATGTCTTTCAATTGGTGTCCATGCGTGTTTCCACAGTTCGTGCGTACCCGCAATAGGAGAATTTGGTGTATCAGAAGGAGTTGAGAAGACCCATTTGTCTTTTCTATCTTCTTTTGCTAAATCTTTCTCCTTAGTCAAATGAAAGTATCTTTCTTCACACCATTTGAGGGTTTTGTTAGAGTGACGGCTTTTTATCCAGCGACGTAGTTTGTTATAGACCATGTAATCTATGTGTGCAAATGTTTCCTTAGAGCAGACTGTTTTGTGATAGTTGCACCATCCCCTAATTATGGGGTTAAGTTTATCAATGATTACCTCTTGGGATTTACCTTTCATTGAATCTAATACCGAAACAATCTTTTCGTAATGTGTTTTGATACTTTTGTCGCTTGGTTTGATTATTGTCTTGAATCCGAGTAACTTGCCATTTGTATTCTTTCCTGTATGGTTCTTCCCGACTTCATACTGTCGGATGTTCCATCCCAGAAAATCAAACCCTGCTCTTTCTTTCTCAGAATTATGCAAGGTGTGACATATTCTCGTCTTGCTCTCGCTTAATTCTAAGCCTAAGCCATGTAACCACTGTTCAATAAGCGTTTTCGCCTGTTGGATGATGGATTTATCCTTGTGGAGAACAACGAAATCATCTGCATACCTGATAAGAGAGATACTTTTACTATTAGCTTGTTTATTCCCTTTCCAAGTTTCAGCCCATTGTCTTATGTTTTCCTCAAGTCCATGCAGGGCGATGTTTGCCAATAGAGGACTTATCACCCCTCCTTGTGGTGTTCCCTCATTTGTTGGAAACCAATCGCCTCTATCCAAGACCCCCGATTTCAACCAAGCTCGAATTTGTCGAGCCATAGTCGGGGTTGTATTTAATTTTCTTAAGAGAACATTGTGGTTTATACGGTCGAAACATTTAGATATGTCAGCATCCAAAACCCATTTGGCTTTAGTTTTAATCGTCTTATAAATTGCCTCTTCCGCATCATGGCAAGAGCGTCCTGGTCTAAATCCGTACGAATTAGGCTCGAATTTTGCCTCCCATTCAGGCTCTAAAGCCAATTTGAGAAGTGCCTGCCTCGCACGGTCTTCCATTACTGGAATACCCAAGCCACGTTTTTCTTTGCGACCTGGTTTTGGAATCCAGACCCGTCTTAAGGATTTACCCTTCCCTGTAAGAGTCAGGTTTTCAGCAAGGTTTAATCTTTGCTTAGGACTTAGGGTTTTTACACCATCTATCCCCGCAGTATTCTTACCCTGGTTATCCTGCGAAATGCGCCGTACCGCTAAGAGTTTGGCACACCAAGACCGTAACAATAATCTTTGGAGTTTGTGAACTTTAGCCACGTCACCACTTAGAGAAGCTCGATAAATCCGTTTTTGGAGCTTAAACACCCGTATTTCAATCTCCTTCCAGTCAATCTGACTCCACTCCGTCTCTGCCATGAGATTAAACCCAAAGCCTAACCAGAGCATTAAAAAGGTCTTTGTCCGAGCATCACATTTATACCTGATTTGGTTCATAACATTACTCTACTTCACTTATTATCTTCGTAATCTAAAGTGGATACGTCTGCTTATCCTTCCTGTTGTAGAAGGCATTTGCTTCTTATCCAATCCTTCCCTCGTTCTACCCGACAAATGAGTCAGAGATTGCGTCCCGACAGACTACTTGAGAAATCGACCTTTCCAAGAGTATGAACGAGGGTTACTTCGTTCCTGATTTCCATTGATTAAGACCTTAGCCCCCTACTTTCCACCGAGCAAAATTGAAGGTGTGATATGAACTTCGCGAAATCCATATCTTCTTGCTTTGAACTTATTTTGTTCCCTGCGGTAGCCTTTACGCAGGTTGCGGATGACGAATGGTTCAAACATAGGTTCGTTGACTAGGCATCGCCTTTTGCTAGGGATTTACCAGTTTAGGCTTCCAGCAGTGACCCCATTTAACCCTGCTTCATCCTCAAGTAGTCAACTCTATAGATGAGGGTTATGCTGTCCTCTCACACCCTGAGAGGGATGGACTTGAATTAACGGGTTATACCCTACCTGTTTCTTAGCCGAAGCTCCACAGGCTCTCACCAACATGGAATTCAAGTTGTCAAGGTTCTGTACCCCGAAGGGTTCTTTACCAAGCTCTGGTTTATACTCCGCAGTTCGAGTGAACTACAGTGATTTCACCAGAAACGAATCGCACCAACGAGTTCCGCCCAAAGTTTTCCATGCTGAGGAAGGATTCTGATCTCAGAGATGTTAGTATCACCAATATAACTAACCGAGGGAATAGAAAATTCCTCTTCTTTTCCTTTTTCCCAATACTGCGTAATGACTCGACTCATTGGTAAGAACCAAGAACCTTCTTCATGGTTAAAACGAAGCCCATCAGAAGGAAAAGTAAAACTACATAGACCTCCTTTTGTTCTATAACCAGGGAGTTTTGGTTTATGGTCTAGTTCTCCATCAAACCACATTTCTAGCAGTTCGTTATAAGACTTAAACGCCTCTTCGACTGACTTTAACAGTTGCTGACCTTGCTGTCCACCTAACCATTGGTAATGAGGATTTTCCTTAAAGTCTTTACAAAGCTGAGAATAACTAACTTTTACCTTTTTATCCTTGAATTGACGACGAAAACAGTCATCCTTATCGAAAAACTCTCTGATTCCACAACTGGAAAAGTGAGCTTGTCTAATTTGATACACCGCCGTGTTCCATAAGTTATTGGCTTCGTGGCACAGAAACACCAAAACATCCCTAGTTTGGTCAGTGATGTTGCCTGTAAGAAGGATTTTTGTCGTCCTATATGACATTGCTTAAAGTGTGATCGTTTAGATATACTCTAAGTGTAACTCCAATAATAGAATATGGCAAGAACCAAAAAGATGCAATTTAATGTCACAACTCAAGAGTATGAAACTTTGAAGAAAGTTGCTGAAAAGAAGAACTTGTCTATGGCAGAGGTGTTAAGAGACTACATTAAATCTTTGGACACAGAGGACTAAAGTCCTCATTCGCCTGTTCCTGAGCCTGTCGAAGGATTCATCCATCCGTTTCAAACGGATGGCTCTCTGACTGTTTTTCTGTAGTGTCTCCTGAAAAAGTTCATGTATCGGTGAAGACCGTTATTTGTTATTTGTTATTTGGTATTGGCGAAAAAGGTATCGTGGAATGGGAATGATGCTTTATTCAACATGAGGATTCGTTTGCATACCATATTTTCTTGATTTTAACCACTACCTTTCTCTATGGTTACTCTTCGATAACTCTTTAAACCCTTATACTCGATCGAGGCTTGTCAATACGGGGAGGGGGGAGATGAGGAACGAGTTTCCTTGCTTTCAGGGGCGTTTTCTAAAATTGGCAACACTTCCCATTATATAGAAATACTCTATCAGAAAGCTCGATCGAGCGCAACCCCTGAAAAAAAATTTCGCCCTTTTCTTGCTTCTCTTGATTTGTTATTTGTGATTTGTGATTTGGTATTGGCGAAAAAGGTATTGTGGAATGGGAATGATGCTTTATTCAACATGAGGATTCATTTGCTTACCATATTTTCTAGATTTTGCCCACTGCTTTCACTTATGGTAAGTCTTCAGGATTTCCTTAAATTCTGATGCTCGATCGAGGCTTGTCAATACGGGGAGGGGGGATATTAGGAACGAGTTTCCTTGCTTTCAGGGGCGTTTTCTAAAATTGGCAACACTTCCCATTATATATGAATACTCTATCAGAAAGCTCGATCGAGCGCAACCCCTGAAAAAAAATTTCGCCCTTTTCTTGCTTCTCTTGATTTGTTATTTGTGATTTGTGATTTGGTATTGGCGAAAAAGGCATTGTGGAATGGGAATGATGCTTTATTCAACATGAGGATTCATTTGCATACCATATTTTCTAGATTTTGCCTACGGTTAGTGATTTTTTTGTGGTCAGCTTAATTTAACTTAATGTTCATTTCGACCCCTAACCAGAAAAGAGGAAATCGCAAGCAACCAACGAAACCATAGGAGTTTTATGGCAATAATCTGAAAATTGGCACTACTTCCCATCATGGTACGGTCATTTTATAACGGGACACGCCATTTGGCAAGAGTAGCGTCCTGAAATGGCGAAAATTCGTTAAATATTAAGAATGATGTAGAAAAGGAATAAATAACAATTAATCGTCAAAAAAAACCTAGCAATATCTCTCTTCATCTCCACCCTTGCGAGTTGATTTTATTCATAATGAAACAATCCTGCCAATCTCATTTAGAATTACTATAGTCGTAGGTTGGGTGAAGTGAAAACGCAACCCAACAAAGCAAGGAATAGCGAATAACAAATAATGAACTATGATCTAATTATTATTGGTAATACTCCTGTCGGACGTTACGCCGCTTTTACTGCTAGTTTATGGGAAGCGCGAGTCGCTTTAGTAACGCAAGAAATTATCTTCTCTGATTATGCAGACTGGCTTTATAACTTTACTTTATCTCAATTAATTGAGACAACCGAACAACAGGAAAAAATTCAATTTTCCTCTAGTGTCTCATCAACAAGTTACCAAAAATGGGCGCAAGAAGTCATAGAAGTTATCGAGGAAAAAGAGTCTTTAGTGAAACTTACCGCTAAAGGGGTTGATATCATTTCAGGAAAAGGAGAATTTTGTCGGCTTCCGAAACAAGCATTGATTGTTAATAATGAAAAGTTACAAGCTGGTGCTTATTTAATCACCACAGAAACCACACCAATTTTCCCAACCATTCCCAATTTATCAGAAATTGGTTATCTCACTCTCGCTGACTTAAGACAGAAACAAACTTTAGAAACGTTACCCGATAACTTGACCATTGTCGGAGACACACCCACAGCAATCACTCTGGCGCAAAATTTAGCAAAACTGAACAAGAAAGTCACTTTATCTCTGACAAAAACTGGTTTATTTCCCACTGAAGATCAAGAAATTGTCAATTTATTAGAGAAACAGTTAGAAGCAGAGGGAATCGAGATTTTAAAACAAAGTCCTCTTGTAGAAATTAAAGCAGTGGGAAAACGTAAATGGTTAAAGTTAGGGGAAACAGAAAGAGAAACCGATGAATTAATTATTATTCCTCAAACTCAGCCCAATATTGAGGGCTTAAATTTAGAAGGAGTCCAAGTCAGTTATTCCAAACAGAAATTGATTATCAATGAAAAATTACAAACAACGAACTCAAAAATCTATGCTTGTGGTTGTATTCTCGGTGGATATTCTTTTCTGAATTTAGCGCAATATGAAGCGAAAGTTGCGCTTAAAAATGCTTTATTGATTCCGAGACATCAGGTAAATTATCAACCGATTCCTTGCGTAATTTCAACTCACCCTGCTTTCGGAAGAGTAGGGATGACGGAAGCACAAGCTCAAAGCTATTATCAAAATCAGGTAATTATCATTAAAGAGTATTTTAAAACCAATTTAGTTAGCCTGGTTGGTGGAGAAATTACAGGATTATTCAAAATCGTTGTTCATCGCAATGGTAAGATTTTAGGCGGACATATTTTCGGAAAAGATGCGGCGGAATTAGCCAGTATTTTGGCGATGGCTATATCTAGGAAAATGACGATGAAACAACTCACTTCTATGTCTTTTCCGTCTCCATCTATTGCTGAGATGATGACTCAAGTTTTAGAGAAATGGGAAGTTTATTATGATCAATGTCATCCTTTTTTGCGGTGGTTAAGAAGACGATATAACAAGATGATTTGAGTTTGTAAAAAATAAAAATGGTGTGATCAAATCAATTGAGCGATTCCTCGAAACATGAGGGTTTGATCAACAATTATGTTTTCACTGAAAAGAGGATATTTCTGTTTTAAGTAGGTTTGAAGTAGTATCGCATCTCCTCCTGTTAAGATGACAACTCCATCAGAAAAGTCTCGCCACCAATGGCTAACATAATCGTAAATTCCTGCGGTGACAGTGTGAATAACTCCACTCTCGATCGCGCTGGAAGTGGAAGTTGCCCACAATTGCGGTAAAGTAGGAGGTAAACTCACTTGGGGAAGGGCTGCGGTATGTTCGGTTAAGGCGTTTAACTGTAAGCTCAAACCTGGTAAAATCGCGCCACCTTGAAAGTTACGCCATGTTCCCACAGTAGTATAGGTGAGGGCGGTTCCGCCGTCAATCACTAACACTGGATAACCATAAATTTCGCCAGCGCCATAAGCGCATAACGCTCGATCGACCCCTAATGTAGAATAAATGTTAGTGAGGGGAATATCATCGAGGGTAATGATGTGTTTATGGGGATAATTTTCCCAAAGTTGAGTTTGTTTCTCTACGACTGACACTAAGTAAATAAATACCGTTTCCGATAGAGACTGAGTGATTTCAGTGGGGAATAAATGAGTGGGTAAAGTATTGACTGGTT
This window contains:
- a CDS encoding Uma2 family endonuclease → MAQQSSEIEAIKGFPDHNQLPESDGTFVKNFQEHPQSILLTDSLSEVLKKLHPDGNYAIGQDCGIYWRETEPPERGAEAPDWFYVPNVPPLYNGEIRRSYVFWRELKAPLIALEFASGDGSEERDNTPLSSTNGSTIKPGKFWVYEKIIRIPYYGIYEIKTGNLEVYHLQDFSYRKLNPNQRGHYEIEPLGVELGLWRGTYQNQNQLWLRWWDLNGKLLLIGEEKATVERQKTMRLAQRLRELGIDPEAEGLI
- a CDS encoding HU family DNA-binding protein; the protein is MNKGDLVDKIADRATVTKKQADAVLTAALETIMEAVSEGEKVTLVGFGSFERRERKAREGRNPKTGDKMEIPATKVPAFSAGKLFKDRVAPDDEE
- the cobD gene encoding threonine-phosphate decarboxylase CobD, which translates into the protein MKRPMHGGNLNWAAKIAGCPPSMLLDFSASINPLGPPKSAINAIEKGLRGLEHYPDPNYPELRLTLGNWHDLPPEWILPGNGAAELLTWGGRELAALDAVYVLSPGFRDYKRALDAFGAKIISCPLDVAKRSQNSLLEKDLKLDAPITSNCGLLLNNPHNPTGQLFSRREILPYLEQFALVVIDEAFMDFLRPDAQESLIEDVKNYPNLVVLRSMTKFYTLPGLRIGYAVAHPQRLKRWEKWRDPWSVNSLAAVAAVAVVADTEFQEKTWQWLESARSKFYQDLLTIPGLSPIPSAANFFLVATDIPASQLQTQLLKQSQILIRDCLSFPELGENYFRIAIRYPEENQKLINQLTINL
- a CDS encoding IS200/IS605 family accessory protein TnpB-related protein; this translates as MEEKVATDLDYSQALGCDPGVNNLLTCVSTLGRSFIVDGHKIKGVNARYNKTVAKYKQGKSFDKFRQAQLPLRNTDFYWDEYLDELTHKRSCFMCDAVNKTARFIVNYCLNHRIGNIVFGWGQGVKTNCNLGSKNNQNFVQIPTARLKNRIKELAESVGINFTETEESYTSRSSFLDNDDLPVFGGEKPANWKASGKRVKRGLYQTRKGRLINADCNGAANILRKVSTQLGLTLAEVCRECLSVPKRYDVFSTLKKSYRKRFDCEIQSRFVATFGIHVFQNMENSTRD
- the ltrA gene encoding group II intron reverse transcriptase/maturase, whose amino-acid sequence is MNQIRYKCDARTKTFLMLWLGFGFNLMAETEWSQIDWKEIEIRVFKLQKRIYRASLSGDVAKVHKLQRLLLRSWCAKLLAVRRISQDNQGKNTAGIDGVKTLSPKQRLNLAENLTLTGKGKSLRRVWIPKPGRKEKRGLGIPVMEDRARQALLKLALEPEWEAKFEPNSYGFRPGRSCHDAEEAIYKTIKTKAKWVLDADISKCFDRINHNVLLRKLNTTPTMARQIRAWLKSGVLDRGDWFPTNEGTPQGGVISPLLANIALHGLEENIRQWAETWKGNKQANSKSISLIRYADDFVVLHKDKSIIQQAKTLIEQWLHGLGLELSESKTRICHTLHNSEKERAGFDFLGWNIRQYEVGKNHTGKNTNGKLLGFKTIIKPSDKSIKTHYEKIVSVLDSMKGKSQEVIIDKLNPIIRGWCNYHKTVCSKETFAHIDYMVYNKLRRWIKSRHSNKTLKWCEERYFHLTKEKDLAKEDRKDKWVFSTPSDTPNSPIAGTHELWKHAWTPIERHIKIEGTKSPYDGDWRYWSKRRGEYPGTPKRVATLMKRQKGKCARCGLYIKGEDVVEVDHIVPKAEGGKDHYKNLQLLHRHCHHQKTAEDRQRQMDNKGQKKTQKKTKKSRKSETKQGSAVNTA
- a CDS encoding FAD-dependent oxidoreductase, yielding MNYDLIIIGNTPVGRYAAFTASLWEARVALVTQEIIFSDYADWLYNFTLSQLIETTEQQEKIQFSSSVSSTSYQKWAQEVIEVIEEKESLVKLTAKGVDIISGKGEFCRLPKQALIVNNEKLQAGAYLITTETTPIFPTIPNLSEIGYLTLADLRQKQTLETLPDNLTIVGDTPTAITLAQNLAKLNKKVTLSLTKTGLFPTEDQEIVNLLEKQLEAEGIEILKQSPLVEIKAVGKRKWLKLGETERETDELIIIPQTQPNIEGLNLEGVQVSYSKQKLIINEKLQTTNSKIYACGCILGGYSFLNLAQYEAKVALKNALLIPRHQVNYQPIPCVISTHPAFGRVGMTEAQAQSYYQNQVIIIKEYFKTNLVSLVGGEITGLFKIVVHRNGKILGGHIFGKDAAELASILAMAISRKMTMKQLTSMSFPSPSIAEMMTQVLEKWEVYYDQCHPFLRWLRRRYNKMI
- a CDS encoding pantothenate kinase produces the protein MSVIFLVIGNSRLHWGWFQEGKILQSWNTPHLEKPVNTLPTHLFPTEITQSLSETVFIYLVSVVEKQTQLWENYPHKHIITLDDIPLTNIYSTLGVDRALCAYGAGEIYGYPVLVIDGGTALTYTTVGTWRNFQGGAILPGLSLQLNALTEHTAALPQVSLPPTLPQLWATSTSSAIESGVIHTVTAGIYDYVSHWWRDFSDGVVILTGGDAILLQTYLKQKYPLFSENIIVDQTLMFRGIAQLI